The window AGAACCTGCATCGTGGCAAATGTATGGCGAAGCTTGTGACTTGAGATCGACTTCCCTTGTAGTTCGGCATACTGCTTCTTCAGCACCTCGAAATGCTTCTCTGCAATCGTTTGAATCATACGAACACTAATTCGCCGGCCAAATTGAGAAACAAAAAAAGGCTGCTCCGCCGAGCTCCTTGTATCCATTCGTTCCATTAATGCTTTATTCAGAACTTTAACCAATTCGGCAGGAAGAGGGATGACACGCCATTTTCGTCCTTTGCCGAACACCTGCAGCGTACTCGTTGAACGATTGAAATCAGCAATGTTTAGTCGATGCAGCTCACTTACACGTAAACCTGCATAACTCATTAATAGAAACATGGCCACATTCCGGATCTGATACTTTCCCTCAATCGATTGTAAAAACACAGCAAGCAGCTGTTCGCTGAGAAACGTAGGAATTTGGTTTTTCTCGACCTTCGATTTCTTCACGTTTAGTGAAGGGTTGCTCTGCGCAATCTGGAGTTCGATCAGTGCCGCGAAAAATGTCCGAATTGAAGATAAATAGCGATTACGCGCGGCATCCCCTGCCCCGCCCTGTCGCATTTTTGTCAAAAAGCGCATGATATCAATTGCCTCAATCGTTGGCAATGATTTCTCAACGCCGGAAAGGAATAACCGAACATCCCCTAAGTAAGCTTGTTGTGTTCGTTTCGTAAATCCCTGATCTTTCATCCATGAGTCAAATAGCTCCAAATACTCATCATCATACTCGTACACTTGCCCCAATCCTATTCACTCCGTCCGTTACAATCTAAGTTGCGTTAAATATAGATTTAGTGCAATTTTTTTGACAGCAAAAAACGGTCAATTAGTGCTTATCCCGTGTAATAAACAGCAGAATAACCTTATTAACCGTTTTTCTGGTCTTAATCCCGTGGGTATTCGACTTTCATAATATCCATGAATGGAACTTTATCAATTTCACCATTCGTTTCCATATGTACTCTACCGGTCCGCGAATCCATTGTCGCTATAATCCCTCGAACACGTTCTTCACGCCCCCAAACCGTCAGAACAATCTCGGAGTTCTCCTGCTTCGCTTCGGACAATTGATTACCGATCTCTTCCAATACAAATTCATCCCGCGTTGGTCTTTTTGCTACTTTTGCCTTGGCCATCTCACGTTCCCCCTGGATTATAAATCACCTTGCCGGCGATAATATTTCTTTGACACGTCCAACCTGTCCATCTGCAAGTCTTACTTTAATCCCATGCGGATGGGTAGGCGAGTTCGTTAATAAATCTTTGACAATTCCACGCGTTAACTTCCCGCTACGTTGGTCTTGCTTCAAAACAATATTTACTTCAATACCTGGAATCACATCTTTGCGATTTTGGCCATTCATGCTGTGTAAGTCGCCTGCTTTCTTTCAATTGTGTGTTTTATTATACCATAGTTTTCCCCCATTCCCCATCAAGTTGCGTACATTTGCAAAACCCTTTACAACACCTTACTAATTCAATACGATTAACCTACATTATAAATTTCGAAGTCGTGAACACAGAAAGAGAACCACTTATGAGCCGATCATGGCCGTTACCTGACAAGTCATGGATCATGCGCCAAATCTGGAATGATTTACTCTTTGCTCATTGGCCCATTCTATGTCCCATGGCCCTTACAATCGGCTGAAGCTTCAATCAACGTCAATACCCTCCCTAACTCCTTTGGGATCCAGTTGCCAGATACACCACCGCTTTTCCATTATGCTAAAAAGTTAAAAGTTAAAATCTGGGCACTCGAAAAGCTTCATCTTACATAAAGCACGATAATCTTACTTCAAAGGTGCCAAAATGATAATTAATGATATTAATATTTAATGTGACTAATTCATATAAAACCCACATTCTGATGACGTTTTTCCATCATTTCGCTCTTTTTCCTATTGAAAACAGCTTAATTCAGTTAAAATAATGACAGAGATGGCATTCGTTCCCGAGAGGTTGTGATTCAAGGATGATGATCAGTGGAATTTCTGTTTTCCTTTTATTTTGTATCGGAGGATTACATGTGTTCTGGGCATTTGGTGGTCAGTGGGGAAGCAGAGTTGCTATCCCTGCTACAAGCGGATTAGGAGAACAGACGTTTAAACCTGGCCCAATAGCCACTTTAATCGTAGCCATTCTCTTATTTAGCAGTGCGCTGCTACTGTCTATTCAAGGGGGCTTACTTCCAGTCCTCCCTTCATTTCCATGGGTTCAATGGGGCTGTTGGCTTTGTGTCTTCGTATTTGGACTCCGAGCAATTGGGGATTTTAAATATGTGGGTTTATTCAAGAGGGTCAAACAGACTCGTTTCGCTACATATGATACATTTTTGTTCACACCGCTTTGCTTATGGCTTTGCTTCACTTTTTATTTCACGCTCATTTATAACTAATTCGCCTCTTCAAGCAATCACTTTTTTTAAGCCATACTACATCAAATTTTTGTTGTCCTTTTTCTCAATTAAAAAGGTGCTTTTCACACTTTATCAACGATACCATGGAGCTTACACGGAGGGAATATACGATATGCCAAGATTCATGGACTATATGATCAGTCCTTATCCGCTTCGGATCATTTCATTGCCTATTGATTCCAGTAAATTAAAGCTGCAATCCTTGATTATCCTCGCTGTTGGGCATCTTCCAGGCCGTATATCATTTCGAGTTCATGCAAAATTTACCAAATGGGCCTTCGTCTATATTGCCGGTGGAAAAGGCTCCTATCAAGTCGATGACGGCGCTGTTCAACACATTGAAAGCGGCAGTCTGTTTTTCCTTCGACCAGGAGCTGTATATAATTATGGACCTGATGCAGACGGTTATTGGGATGAGTATTACTTCACATTCGAGGGAAGCCGTATTGCGGATTGGCTCAGTAGTTGGCTTACACATGTGGATTTGGCGAAGCAGGTTGGGCATGAAGATGCCGCCCAGCACAATCGGATCGAACGCATCTTTATTCTCATGGAAAGCGGTGTACCCGATAATATCGACCGTGCTTCCTTACTGCTTGAATCCTTGCTTTTTGAATTTATTCTAAAAGATCAAGTACCGGCAGAAACGACAAAAACTCAGCAATTGATTGATCTCATGGCCGATCTCGGTGATTCGTTGTTCCAGCCCTTTGACGCGGCGCTTATCGCAAAACGCCACCATATGTCGCTTTCCACTCTCCGGAGGATCGTAAGCGAATATACCGGCTACCCACTTGGAGCCTATATTCACCGTTTGAAAATGGCTGCAGCTAAAAACATACTGCTGAATTCAGACGATACCATAAAGGAGATCGCAGATTCGCTTGGTTATAAAGATGTTTTTTACTTCTCACGTTTATTTAAGAAATACGTCGGTGTCTCCCCCCTTATTTATCGAAACAATATGCAGCTTTAAATATGTTTACATAATTATAATTATGTAAACATATTTTTTATATAAAATAATCGTATCGTCCTAGTACGACTTGTCATATGACAGCATATGATAAAGTAGAAAGAAAATCTTCCTACGGGGAGGTGAATCTAAATGACACTTACACTTACGGGTTGGATGCTCTATTCGATGTGGGTAGTTCTTGGTTTTATGGGGCTTAGCTTTTTACTAGGCTTATATAAAACACTCAAAGCTGGAAGCTTCTCCAGCACTCTGATTCTGACTTATCTGCAAGATATGCTGTTCTATGTTTTCCCATTATTTTTAATTTCCAACATGATGTCCCTTGATCCAACAGGCTTCGTATTGTTAATTTCTTATTACATCGGCGCACTTGGACTTGTTCTCAAGTATCTGGCAGATTTCAAAAAGTAAAATGTATCCGCATTCAAAGAATGCTATTATATGAGTTCATTTAAACACTAGAGCAAAAAAGGCTGCCGTCTGTAACGGTAGCCTTTTCATTTGGGAATACCTCTTCGCAAAAAAAAAAACTGAGGCTCCGCCTCAAATCCTTTGACTAATGCATACATTTCGCGGATGAAGAAAGGCTAGGATTTTCTACCTCTATATTAAAATTGCCGGTACTCTATGAGATGGGCTAATTTTGTGAAAACTCAGATACAGACCTAAACCTTAGCGATCAGACTTACGCGGAGCGACGGGCTGTAAGCGCCTTTCGGCGCTTATCGGGTATTCTACATAAAATAAGCAGCTTGCACCAGGGCAAACTGCTTCAGATAAGCTTTTTAAAAACGAGGTAAATTAGATAAATTGTTGCTTGGATCGCCATCCGGATAAGATCTTAGCGTTTTTTGACCTTCCCGATTCCTGCCCGTATTCACATCTTCAATCAGTCCTGCTTCTGTCATGGCAATGGCATTCGCAATATCAACCACCCTGCCATCTTGGAATTGAACCGCACTAATGCCGCCATCTCCATAATGGACGGATTGAATAATAGCTTTATTGGGGTCTATCGTGTGTGGACCTGCACCATACTGCGTTCCATCCCGCATAAAAGTGCCATATTGGGTTGGTTGGCCATTGGCACCATAGCCTGTATATCCCCCTTGAAAGCCTACATTTCTCGCATCCGCATTGTTGATTCCCGTGTTTCGCTGGCCATATTCGGCATTCATGTTGCCTGAAGAACCTGGAACTGGCATTCCACCTTCGGATGTCTGAGTTCCATTGTTACGAGCTTGGGGAATAAATGACTGCTGCCCGCTTTGCCCAGCTTGCTGGTACATCTGCGTTGGAATCGGTTGACCATTCCATGCAAAATTCCCATTATGGATAGGTTCGACCGCATTGCTATAATTTTGAGATGGTTCAAGCTGTGTATTCGTCATACCAAACGGTTGATTCTGCATCATCGGTTGTTGCATCTGTTGCATCATCGGTTGTTGCGTCTGTTGCTGCATCGGTTGCTGCATCGGTTGCTGCATCTGTTGCTGCATCTGTTGCTGCATCTGTTGCTGCATCGGTTGTTGTCCACGTCGGCGTCGCGCCATAGATATCAGCTCCTTTGTTAATTCTATAAAGCGGCTTCCACCTATAGCATGCGTCACCTATATGCAACTTATCCCTATTAACCCAATTAACGCCGAAGCCCCATCATATTGCCAGAAGCGTATCGCCGGAGTCCTGTGTAAAACAAATACATACCTCCCAAGCAAAGCAGGCCTGTCACGGCTATGGCACCTGATATAAAAGGAATGTCAACCTGTCGTAACAACCCAATTGGCAAGTAACTGATGAACCCTGCCGGCAACACCGTAAACAGTACGATTTTACCTAGCCCCCGAAATATGCTCGTTGGATATGTG is drawn from Paenibacillus sp. V4I7 and contains these coding sequences:
- a CDS encoding DUF3995 domain-containing protein → MISGISVFLLFCIGGLHVFWAFGGQWGSRVAIPATSGLGEQTFKPGPIATLIVAILLFSSALLLSIQGGLLPVLPSFPWVQWGCWLCVFVFGLRAIGDFKYVGLFKRVKQTRFATYDTFLFTPLCLWLCFTFYFTLIYN
- a CDS encoding tyrosine-type recombinase/integrase, translating into MYEYDDEYLELFDSWMKDQGFTKRTQQAYLGDVRLFLSGVEKSLPTIEAIDIMRFLTKMRQGGAGDAARNRYLSSIRTFFAALIELQIAQSNPSLNVKKSKVEKNQIPTFLSEQLLAVFLQSIEGKYQIRNVAMFLLMSYAGLRVSELHRLNIADFNRSTSTLQVFGKGRKWRVIPLPAELVKVLNKALMERMDTRSSAEQPFFVSQFGRRISVRMIQTIAEKHFEVLKKQYAELQGKSISSHKLRHTFATMQVLAGTDIRTLQELLGHASIQTTQIYTHVGDKQKQEAMNRVSAFIPVGMGI
- a CDS encoding DUF3892 domain-containing protein — encoded protein: MARRRRGQQPMQQQMQQQMQQQMQQPMQQPMQQQTQQPMMQQMQQPMMQNQPFGMTNTQLEPSQNYSNAVEPIHNGNFAWNGQPIPTQMYQQAGQSGQQSFIPQARNNGTQTSEGGMPVPGSSGNMNAEYGQRNTGINNADARNVGFQGGYTGYGANGQPTQYGTFMRDGTQYGAGPHTIDPNKAIIQSVHYGDGGISAVQFQDGRVVDIANAIAMTEAGLIEDVNTGRNREGQKTLRSYPDGDPSNNLSNLPRF
- a CDS encoding YwbE family protein: MNGQNRKDVIPGIEVNIVLKQDQRSGKLTRGIVKDLLTNSPTHPHGIKVRLADGQVGRVKEILSPAR
- a CDS encoding AraC family transcriptional regulator, with translation MPRFMDYMISPYPLRIISLPIDSSKLKLQSLIILAVGHLPGRISFRVHAKFTKWAFVYIAGGKGSYQVDDGAVQHIESGSLFFLRPGAVYNYGPDADGYWDEYYFTFEGSRIADWLSSWLTHVDLAKQVGHEDAAQHNRIERIFILMESGVPDNIDRASLLLESLLFEFILKDQVPAETTKTQQLIDLMADLGDSLFQPFDAALIAKRHHMSLSTLRRIVSEYTGYPLGAYIHRLKMAAAKNILLNSDDTIKEIADSLGYKDVFYFSRLFKKYVGVSPLIYRNNMQL
- a CDS encoding YolD-like family protein; amino-acid sequence: MAKAKVAKRPTRDEFVLEEIGNQLSEAKQENSEIVLTVWGREERVRGIIATMDSRTGRVHMETNGEIDKVPFMDIMKVEYPRD